In the genome of Candidatus Desulfofervidus auxilii, the window GGTATGCAGATTCTTGAAAGGTGTCGTCAGCTTTATCCAGATTCAGAAGTTATTATCATTACTGCATATGCAACAATTGATTCAGCTGTAGAAGCAATGAAAAAAGGTGCTTATTATTATATTGCTAAACCTTATAAATTAGATGAAGTGCGCAAAGTTGTAGCTGAAGCAGTAAAGAAAAATAGACTTCAAAAAGAAGTTAAAGAATTAAAACAACGCTTGGAAATATTTGAAAATAAAGTCACAATTATTACAGAAGATAATAATATGAAAAAACTTCTTGAAACAGCCAGAAAAGTAGCACCTACAGATTGCAATATTCTTATTACAGGAGAGACTGGTACAGGTAAAGAATTGTTAGCTAGATACATCCATGAACATAGTCGTAGGGCAAAAGGACCTATGTTAGCTATAAATTGTGGTGCATTTCATGAAGAGCTTTTGGCAAATGAGCTTTTTGGCCATGAAAAAGGGGCATTTACTGGAGCAAATTATTTAAAAAAAGGACTCATTGAAATGGCATCTCATGGTACCCTATTTTTAGATGAGATCACAGATATGTCACATGCTATGCAAACAAAGCTTTTACGAGTTATTCAAGAAAAAGAAATTCTAAGATTAGGAGGAACAAGACCAATTAGAGTAGATGTTCGCTTTATTGCTGCTACAAATCAAGATATTCACGAGGCTGTTAAAAGCGGTCGTTTTAGACAAGATTTATACTATCGTCTTAATGTAGTTTCTTTACATATACCTCCACTTTGCGAACGTAAAGGAGATATTCCTTTGTTAAGTTATTATTTTTTAAAAAAATATGCAATTACTATGAAAAAAGATGTTAAAAAAATTTCTTCTCAAGTTATGGATATATTAATGAATTATGATTATCCTGGTAATGTAAGAGAATTGGAAAATATTATTGAAAGGGGAGTAGCACTTTGTCCAGGAGATACACTTTTACCTGAACATCTTCCCGAAGATTTAAGAAGATTAAAGGTTTTTACTATTCGTGGTGATCGCCGCTATCCTACCTTAAAAGAACAAGAAAAATCTTACATTTTATGGGTACTTAAAAAAGTCAAAGGTAACAAAACAAAAGCTGCTGAAATTTTAGGTATAGATCGAGTTTCTCTTTGGAGAAAGCTAAAAAGATATGGTATCAATATTTAAGATTTAGGTTTAATAACTATTAAAGGGCAATTTAGTTCTTTGCATTTTTGCAATGTCTTTATATCTCTTTCAGAAACAATAGTAAAAAGGATTTCATTGTGTGTTTTCACATAATTTGCGATTTCTTCTTCTAAATTTCCTATAGAAAGATTTGCGTTTGGAATAATCTTTTTGGTAAAATAATAAAACAATTTTTTTAATTTTCCTTTCAAGGTTTTTCTTTTGCTTGGTTTAATTACATAAAGTATCTCAATTTCTGCTCCAATTCTTTTACCTAAATTCTCTGCATAAAGTAATGCTTCTTTATCTGTTTCTTTCTCTAATACCTCTCTAGCTATTTCAAATGCTCCTGCTTCTGCATAAGTAGCTGCTTCAAATAAGGTTTCTATTTTTTTAAATAAAACGGCTAATAAGATTTTTCTTTTCAATTCTAATTACCGACGGGAAGCCCTAATCTCCTTACGTTCTTCAGGCCTCTTGTAAATAGGAACCCGTTTTTCTTTTTTCTTTAATACCTCTCTAGCTATTTCAAATGCTCCTGCTTCTGCATAAGTAGCTGCTTCAAATAAGGTTTCTATTTTTTTTAATAATTTTCCTAACATGGCGTCCTCCTTTCTTGTTTTCACTTTATGGTAACGCAACTTCTATGCCAATATTAAAATTATGATTTATCCATCATAATTAGACCCTCTTTAAACTAGTTTTTGTTTCATTTTTTTAATAAAAAATACTTATTCGATTTGTGCTAAATAAATAGAGACTTAATTTGTTACTATCTGCAATAGATGATAATAAATATTTTTTGCAATATGCAACACTTAATAAAAATAAGGGACACCTGCGTGTCCCTTTAATTTTATAGATTATATTAAGAAGGTAAAGCAATCAGACCTAAGAAGGCGACAATACATATCAAACCAGCGATAAAAGCTAAAGCAGAAAAAAGATATTCTTTTTGTTTTAAAAGTGCTAAACCAGAAAAAAACATAGCAGGAATAACAGCAAAGACACCAAAAGCAATACCAAACATGGTTAATCCATCACCACTGCTAAGTTTAGTTAAATACCAATGTCCTTGTGGTAATTTTCCTATAACTTCATTCCATATGGTAGCAATATTATTTCCTTGCCAAGCAAGAGAAAAAACTTGGGGTATATCCCTATAGTTTTTTCCTGCAATAAAAGCAAAAGCTGTACCAATAGTAGCAATTATTGCTCCTAATAAAGTCCCCCAATAAATGATCTCTCCATAAACAATTGCTGCAAGTGGTGGTTTAGGTTTGGTTTCCTCTGTTATGATTATTTCCTTAGTTATAACCATTTCTTGAGCCATAATTTCACCCCCTAATTAAAATATAGGTAAATCTATGCCAAATATTCCTTCTATTCCACGGATTATTAATTTAATGCTTGTTAAAAACAAAATGCCAATAAGTATATATCTTACAAATGCTGCTTTGACTTTAACTAAGATAGTTGCTCCAATGATTCCACCAACAACCTGTCCCAACATCCAGGGTGCAGCAAAAAGAGGGAGTAAAGCACCATATATAATATATGGCCATATAGCAGCAGCATTACCTATAGCAAGCAAAACACCGCTACAAGCAGCTGATACTTTTAATGGAACTGCCATAACAAAATTTAAAACAGGTACTACTGCCCATCCTCCACCAAGTCCAAAAAATCCTCCTGTAAATCCTACTAAAGCAAAAAGTAAGAATCCAGGAATGCCTCTTGTAGCTTGATAATTTATTAATTTTTTTAATGATTCTTCCCAGTAACTTCCGCTAAGTCTTAATCTTTTAGTAAAACTATCTACATGTTTTACTTCAGGATATTCTGTTTTGGCACCTCCAAAAACAAACATAAGAGCAATAAAAACAAGAGTAACTCCTAATGCGAGTCTTACAATGGCATCGCCTAATGCCCCTAAATATGCTGAAAGATAGACAGCACTAAAAGCTCCTACCATAGCTCCAAGAACAATGGGAATTGAACAGAAATATACAATTTTGATATCAGCTAATCCCTTTCTCATAAATGGGCCTGTGGATATTAATCCACTAAACATAGCTACAACAAGTCCTGTTGCTCTGACTAATAGTGTATCAAGTGATGTAAAACCTAAAACAATAGGAGTAAATAAAACTCCTCCTCCAACTCCTGCTATAACAGCCACTATAGCAATACCAGTGCTTAATAAGAAAGATACAACGATTATTCCTAGCATAAATGATGGGCTCATAATTTCTGTAGGGTGCACTTTTGAAAATAAAGCCATAGCTATATATGAGATGGCAATCAAAAATAGCAATAAGGCTGCCTCTAACATACCAGTCCCTTCATAAGAGCCTGCTTCAGCCAGAGTAGCAACTTCAAGTAAATACTCAGCTTTTCTTCTTGCCCTTTTTAATGTGCTTAATACCCCCATAATAATTCTCCTTTAAATTTTTCATTAAATATGGAATACAAGTTTTATGCCAATTTCATAAGTTACGTAATAAATTAACTTTTTTGACATAAGCCTTTAAATAAAATGGCTATTGTGTTGCATTTTGTAATAATAAATTTAATGACTTTGAAAATTAAAAAAGCTAATTATGTTACATAATGAAACTTAAATATTGCAATGTGTAACTTAGATTGCCATTGATATCAGAATCAAACTAAGATATAATTTTTTTATGAAATTTTTTAAAAAATCTGAAGAAAAACAAATTCCGGAAATAGAAGAATTACAAAAAATTATTAATGAAACTCAATTACCTCCAAATGTTAGAGAGATTGCTATTCAAGAATTAGAAAGACTTTCTAGGATGAGTCCTAGTACAGCAGAATTTACTGTTGGTGTTAACTATGTTGAGTATTTAATTACTCTTCCCTGGTATAAAAAGACCCAAGATAATTTGGATATAAATTGGGCAGAGAAAATCCTTAATGAAAATCATTATGGTTTAAAGAGTGTTAAAGAAAGAATTTTGGAATATTTAGCTGTTAGAAAATTAAGATTAGAAAGGAAATATCAAATACTAGTAGTAGATGATGATGAAACTGCCAGGAATAATTTACAACATATTTTAAAAAAAGAAGATTATGAAGTAGCTACAGCAAGTAATGCTATAGATGCACTTAGGTTGCTTGAAACTGTTGAGTTTGATGTGATCCTTACTGATTTAAGGATGAAAGACATAGATGGCATGGAATTATTAGAAAAAATTAAGTGTAAGTATCCAGAAATGCAAGTTATTATGATTACCGCTTATGCTACAATTCCATCGGCAGTAGAAGCTATTAAAAAAGGGGCTTATCATTATATTGCTAAACCTTTCCAATTGGAGGAAGTCCGAAATACTGTAAGAGAAGCATTAGAAAGAAAATTTTTACAACAAGAGATAAAAGGTCCAATTTTATGTTTTGTAGGCCCACCAGGTACAGGAAAAACTTCATTAGGTAAGTCTATTGCTCAAGCATTAGGGAGAAAATTCATTCGTATTTCACTTGCAGGGATGAAAGATGAGGCGGAAATAAGAGGACATCCACGTACATATGTAGCTGCTCTTCCAGGTAGAATAATTCGTGAAATACGTCGGGCTGGGACTATTAATCCTGTATTTATGTTAGATGAAGTAGATAAAATAGGTCAAGATTTTAAGGGTGATCCAGCTTCTGCTTTGCTAGAAGTCCTTGATCCTGAACAAAATGCTAGCTTTACTGATTATTATTTGGATGTACCATTTGATTTATCAAAAGTCATGTTTATTACTACTGCTAATATTACAGATCCCATTCCAGATCCACTTTTAGATAGAATGGAGATTTTACCTTTTTCAGGATATACAGATGAAGAAAAAGAAAAAATTGCCTTTCAATTTATTATTCCTAGACAAATTAAAGAAAATGGACTGTCTAAAAATCCTCCAAGGTTTACAACTGATGCAGTATATAAAATTATTCGTGAATACACATATGAAGCAGGTGTAAGAAGTCTAGAAAGAGAGATTGCTTCTATTTGTAGAAAAATTGCTAGAAAAATTGTTAAAAACAATAATATCTCTAAAAAGGACTTTAATATAGATTCTCAACTTGTAGAGAAATATCTTGGTCCAAGAAAGTTTTACCATGAAGTGGCACAAGCAAAAGATCGTATAGGAGTGACTACTGGTCTTGTATGGACGGAAGTAGGAGGAGATATTATCTTTGTTGAAGCTACGAAGATGAAAGGGAAAAGAGAACTTATTTTGACAGGTTCATTAGGAAATGTAATGCGTGAATCTGCACAGGCAGCTTTGAGCTATGTTCGTAGCAATGCAGAATTATTTGGGATTCCACCAGATTTTTTTGATTATCATGATATTCATATTCATGTTCCTGCAGGGGCTATACCAAAGGATGGCCCTTCTGCTGGTATAACTATTGCTTTAGCCCTAATTTCTCTTTTAACAGGAAGACCAGCAAGAAGAGATGTAGGAATGAGTGGTGAGTTGACTTTAAGTGGCAGAGTTTTGCCAGTAGCAGGAATTAGAGAAAAAATATTAGCTGCTAGGCGAGCTGGAGTAAAAATTGTAATCTTACCTAGTAAAAATAAGGTTGATGTTGAAGATCTTCCAGAAAGTATACGAAAAGATTTAAATATCATTTTAATAGACAAAATTGAAGATATTGTAGATTTAGTTTTAAGATAAATATGGAGTTAGAAAAATCTGTTGAACAATTGCCACATCAACCAGGTGTTTATCTTATAAAAGATAAGAGAGGGCATATTATTTATGTTGGCAAGGCAAAAGATTTACAAAAACGAGTAAAAAGCTATTTTTCTCGTCAGACTTCTGCTAAAGTGAAATCCATGTTAAGCCAGGCAGTTCAGATTGATTATATTATTACACCTTCAGAAAAGGAAGCATTGATTCTTGAATGTAATCTCATTAAGACTCATAAGCCTCGTTATAATGTAGTGTTACGAGATGATAAAAATTACCCATATTTAAGAATTGATTTAAATGAAAAATGGCCAAGGTTTGTTATTGTAAGGCGTATGCAAAAGGATGGGGCAAAATATTTTGGCCCATTTGCTTCTGCTAAGGCAGTGAGGGAGACATTAAAATCAATGAGCCAATTATTTCCTTTAAGAAGATGTAGTGATTTTGTTTTAATGCATAGAAAAAGACCTTGTTTAAATTATCAAATTGGTCGTTGTGTTGCACCATGTGTAGGTTATGTGACAGAAGAAGAATATAAAAAGCTTGCTTTTCAAGCCTGTTTATTTTTAGAAGGGCAAGCAGATGGGCTCTTAGAAACTTTGGAAAATGAGATGAAAAAAGCCTCTGCTAATCTTGAATTTGAAAGAGCAGCTTTTTATCGAGATAGAATATTTGCCATCAAACGTACATTAGAAAAACAGGCAATGGTTTCTTCTGACTTTGTTAATCAAGATATAATGGGATATTTGTCTTGGCCAGAAAAAGAGAAAAAGATAGAAGTGATTGTATTGCAAGTAAGAAATGGATATTTGCTTGGGGAGAGAAACTATACTCTTTCCCTTTCTATGGCATCTCCTAAAGAGGCTTTTAAAAGATTTTTAGAACAGTATTATTATCGCCAGGATTTTATTCCTTCTGAAATTATTATTCCTTTTTTGCCAGAAGAAAAAAAGGTTTGGGAGGAATGGTTAAGTGAAAAAGCTAATGGAAAAGTAAATATCACTACTCCTCAAACAGAAGAGCATAAAAGACTTTTGACAATGGCAATAGAAAACCTTAAGCATCACCTTAATACAAAATTGATGGAAAAAAGTGTCCTTTTTACTTTAAAATCTATTTTAAATTTGCCTCAAATACCTAAAAGGATTGAATGTTTTGATATCTCAAATATTCAAGGGCAATTTGCTGTTGCCTCTATGGTTGTTTTTATAGATGGAGAACCAGCAAAGGATGAATATCGTCGTTTTAAATTAAAACAAGAAGGCTTTCCCAATGATTATGCTATGATGGAAGAGGTGTTAAGCAGAAGATTTTCAAAGAATGAGACATTACCAGATTTATTATTAATAGATGGAGGTAAAGGGCAATTAAAAATAGCTATTGAAGTACTTAAAAAAAATGGTCTTAATATATCTGTGGCAGCCATTGCTAAAGGAAGAGAAGGAGAAGAAGATAAAATTTATCTACCAGAAAGGAAAAATCCTTTAATGCTTAAATCATATTCACCTGCTTTAAGATTTTTAAAGCATATTCGAGATGAGGCTCATCGGTTCGCAATTAGCTATTATAAAAAACTTCATAGAAAGGAGTTATTGGACTCTGCACTTGAGAATATTCCTGGTCTTGGTCCAAAGAGAAGGGCTTTGTTATGGCAACATTTTAATTCTTTAGAAGAGATAAAAAATGCCTCTCTTGAAACTCTCTGTAAAATAGGATTACCTTATTCTGTAGCAAAGTCTTTAAAAGAGGCATTAACTTAAATAAAACAATGTTTTCAATTTATACATTAGGATTGTGGCTTGGGGTAAGTTTTAGTTTGCCACTAGGAATAATTCATCCAAAAATAAAACATTATATAAAAAATCGTCTTGGACACCATCTTAACTATCCATTTTTTTCTAATCAACCTGTTTGGTTTCATGCCCTTTCTGTTGGTGAAGTGCTTTCAGTAGTACCTTTGGTAAAAGCATTTAAAAAAAGATATTCAGAAATTTCTATTTTTTTTACTGCTAGCACACTTACTGGTCATGAGATGGCTAAAAAACAATTAAAAGATATAGCTGATGCTATAAACTATTTTCCATTAGATTTTCCTAATGTTATAAATCATTATTTAAAACGAATTAATCCAAGGCTTATTATATTCACAGAGACAGATATATGGCCTAATTTTTTAAATATAATGCATAAAAATCATATTCCAACTATACTTATCAGTGCAAG includes:
- a CDS encoding DUF1634 domain-containing protein, which encodes MAQEMVITKEIIITEETKPKPPLAAIVYGEIIYWGTLLGAIIATIGTAFAFIAGKNYRDIPQVFSLAWQGNNIATIWNEVIGKLPQGHWYLTKLSSGDGLTMFGIAFGVFAVIPAMFFSGLALLKQKEYLFSALAFIAGLICIVAFLGLIALPS
- a CDS encoding sigma-54 dependent transcriptional regulator, yielding MNEKVKLLVVDDEPIALKNLEYILKKEGYEVVSTQSGVHALKLLEEEEFPVVLTDLRMEKVDGMQILERCRQLYPDSEVIIITAYATIDSAVEAMKKGAYYYIAKPYKLDEVRKVVAEAVKKNRLQKEVKELKQRLEIFENKVTIITEDNNMKKLLETARKVAPTDCNILITGETGTGKELLARYIHEHSRRAKGPMLAINCGAFHEELLANELFGHEKGAFTGANYLKKGLIEMASHGTLFLDEITDMSHAMQTKLLRVIQEKEILRLGGTRPIRVDVRFIAATNQDIHEAVKSGRFRQDLYYRLNVVSLHIPPLCERKGDIPLLSYYFLKKYAITMKKDVKKISSQVMDILMNYDYPGNVRELENIIERGVALCPGDTLLPEHLPEDLRRLKVFTIRGDRRYPTLKEQEKSYILWVLKKVKGNKTKAAEILGIDRVSLWRKLKRYGINI
- the uvrC gene encoding excinuclease ABC subunit UvrC translates to MELEKSVEQLPHQPGVYLIKDKRGHIIYVGKAKDLQKRVKSYFSRQTSAKVKSMLSQAVQIDYIITPSEKEALILECNLIKTHKPRYNVVLRDDKNYPYLRIDLNEKWPRFVIVRRMQKDGAKYFGPFASAKAVRETLKSMSQLFPLRRCSDFVLMHRKRPCLNYQIGRCVAPCVGYVTEEEYKKLAFQACLFLEGQADGLLETLENEMKKASANLEFERAAFYRDRIFAIKRTLEKQAMVSSDFVNQDIMGYLSWPEKEKKIEVIVLQVRNGYLLGERNYTLSLSMASPKEAFKRFLEQYYYRQDFIPSEIIIPFLPEEKKVWEEWLSEKANGKVNITTPQTEEHKRLLTMAIENLKHHLNTKLMEKSVLFTLKSILNLPQIPKRIECFDISNIQGQFAVASMVVFIDGEPAKDEYRRFKLKQEGFPNDYAMMEEVLSRRFSKNETLPDLLLIDGGKGQLKIAIEVLKKNGLNISVAAIAKGREGEEDKIYLPERKNPLMLKSYSPALRFLKHIRDEAHRFAISYYKKLHRKELLDSALENIPGLGPKRRALLWQHFNSLEEIKNASLETLCKIGLPYSVAKSLKEALT
- the lon gene encoding endopeptidase La — protein: MKFFKKSEEKQIPEIEELQKIINETQLPPNVREIAIQELERLSRMSPSTAEFTVGVNYVEYLITLPWYKKTQDNLDINWAEKILNENHYGLKSVKERILEYLAVRKLRLERKYQILVVDDDETARNNLQHILKKEDYEVATASNAIDALRLLETVEFDVILTDLRMKDIDGMELLEKIKCKYPEMQVIMITAYATIPSAVEAIKKGAYHYIAKPFQLEEVRNTVREALERKFLQQEIKGPILCFVGPPGTGKTSLGKSIAQALGRKFIRISLAGMKDEAEIRGHPRTYVAALPGRIIREIRRAGTINPVFMLDEVDKIGQDFKGDPASALLEVLDPEQNASFTDYYLDVPFDLSKVMFITTANITDPIPDPLLDRMEILPFSGYTDEEKEKIAFQFIIPRQIKENGLSKNPPRFTTDAVYKIIREYTYEAGVRSLEREIASICRKIARKIVKNNNISKKDFNIDSQLVEKYLGPRKFYHEVAQAKDRIGVTTGLVWTEVGGDIIFVEATKMKGKRELILTGSLGNVMRESAQAALSYVRSNAELFGIPPDFFDYHDIHIHVPAGAIPKDGPSAGITIALALISLLTGRPARRDVGMSGELTLSGRVLPVAGIREKILAARRAGVKIVILPSKNKVDVEDLPESIRKDLNIILIDKIEDIVDLVLR
- a CDS encoding sulfite exporter TauE/SafE family protein → MGVLSTLKRARRKAEYLLEVATLAEAGSYEGTGMLEAALLLFLIAISYIAMALFSKVHPTEIMSPSFMLGIIVVSFLLSTGIAIVAVIAGVGGGVLFTPIVLGFTSLDTLLVRATGLVVAMFSGLISTGPFMRKGLADIKIVYFCSIPIVLGAMVGAFSAVYLSAYLGALGDAIVRLALGVTLVFIALMFVFGGAKTEYPEVKHVDSFTKRLRLSGSYWEESLKKLINYQATRGIPGFLLFALVGFTGGFFGLGGGWAVVPVLNFVMAVPLKVSAACSGVLLAIGNAAAIWPYIIYGALLPLFAAPWMLGQVVGGIIGATILVKVKAAFVRYILIGILFLTSIKLIIRGIEGIFGIDLPIF